From a single Micromonospora carbonacea genomic region:
- a CDS encoding type I polyketide synthase, translating to MADEAKLLDYLKRVTADLHQVRQRLREVEAGEQEPIAIVSMSCRFPGGVRSPEDLWDVVASGRDVVGDFPADRGWDLGALYDADGEQSGTSYTRQGGFVHDLADFDPGFFAISPREALAMDPQQRWLLETSWEVFERAGIDPHSLRGSRTGVFAGSTGQDYGGVLMGAAQGLEGHLMTGNAGSVVSGRISYTFGLEGPAVTIDTACSSSLVALHLAGQALRQRECTLAVVAGVTAMCTPAAFVEFSRQRGLAADGRCKAFAAAADGTGWSEGVGVLLLERLSDAQRNGHPILAVVRGSAVNQDGASNGLSAPNGPSQQRVIQQALANAGLAAGGVDVVEAHGTGTRLGDPIEAQALLATYGQDRGGAAPLLLGSIKSNIGHAQAAAGVAGVIKMVLAMQHGVVPPTLHVDAPTPQVDWDAGAVALVTEPTPWPSVARPRRSAVSSFGVSGTNAHVIVEQAPAVEQAPADAAPPADRPVVPVLVSARDAAALAAQAGRWADRLAADADLRPLDVAFSSAATRSTLEHRAVVAATGRDDLAAGLRALAAGDPSGAVVGQAADRGPLAALFSGQGAQRAGMGREWYAAFPVFAAALDEVCGHLDPLLPQPLRGVLFAEAGTPEAALLDQTVFTQAGLFAVEVALFRLVESFGVVPDFVGGHSVGEITAAHVAGVLSLADACALVAARGRLMQALPAGGGMLAVNAAEADVAESIAGRVDVGIAAVNGPTSVVVSGAVEALDEVEQLWQGRAVRTRRLTVSHAFHSPLMEPMLAEFRATLETLTFAAPALPVVSNVTGALADGDDLRTADYWVRHVREAVRYADGVAALRAAGAGTYLEIGPSSVLTALTAEILADAEGMLAVAAGRKDRPEADALLTALAELHVHGAAVDWRPWFAGTDATRVDLPTYAFQHQRYWPEAGVGWTGDVTAVGLRPAQHPLLGAAVGVAHAEGFLFTGRLARRTHPWISDHVVFDTVLLPGTGFVELALQAGAHVGADHVRELTLEAPLILPETGGVDIQLWIGPADDTGCRSVSLHSAVDGEPAEDGERGWTRNASGVLASGPAAPGGPPGWSDLTAWPPPGATEVPTDDLYLNLAAQGYDYGPSFIALRSAWRRGDDLFAELALPETPAAEAGGYGLHPALLDAALHTLGLTTPAGEPSGADVPPGYGRLPFSWNDVALHAAGAAAARVRVSHTGTDSVSLLLADVDGAPIISVGSLVLRPVSADQLRVASGGGTESLYRIEWAPLALPAGPSGADWAVVGDATGLADALAATGTAVAAYPDLAGLAAALDAGTDAPGVLVLPFLDPPATGDVPRAVAGVTHRALDVLQRFLADERYATSRLVVLTRGAVATAADADLTDLAGAAVIGLVRSAQSENPDRFLLVDVDDPAGCAAALVASVDTDEPQVVIRAGVAAGARLTRVPAPAEPPATPFDGDGTVLVTGATGTLGQLMARHLVTVHGVRHLILTSRRGPAAAGIPELCAELAELGATVTAAACDVADRDAVAELLAAIPAAHPLTAVVHAAGVRDDGVVSSLTPERMDGVLRPKVDAAWHLHELTAGFDLKAFVSYSSLAATAGGPGQGNYAAANAFLDGLAQHRRARGLAALTLAWGLWADRSGMTTELDDVHLNRISRSGVAAMEAEEGLALFDAACRRTDAALVPARLDLAAMKAQFAGGSIPPLYRALIRTPARAAAATTGASLVQQLAALGDAARAAALVEIVRGQAAAVLGYPDPAAIEPRRAFSEFGFDSLTAVEMRNRLNNAFGMRLPATLVFDYPTPADLAAHLGTEIAGTPVPVRPATTSVAVGDDEPLAIVGMACRLPGGVWSPDDLWRLVADGVDAVTDLPTDRGWDLDSLYSPDPDATGTFYARGGGFLRGVDRFDPGFFGISPREALAMDPQQRLLLETTWETFESAGIDPATLRGSSTGVFVGTSGQDYGSLLAYSPEAAEGYMLTGMTSSVISGRVAYTFGLEGPAVSLDTACSSSLVALHWAGQALRSGECDLALAGGVMVMATPTAFVEFSRQRGLAADGRCKSFAASADGTGWSEGVGMLLVQRLSDARRQGRHVLAVVRGTAINSDGASNGLTAPNGPSQQRVIRQALANARLSTSDVDVVEAHGTGTTLGDPIEAQALLATYGQDRPGDRPLLLGSVKSNIGHAQAAAGVAGVIKVVQAMRHGLVPASLHVDEPSPHIDWSAGAVDLVTEATPWPVVDRPRRAAVSSFGISGTNAHVIIEQGDEPAAPAATGVSGLLAADVTVWPVSARSKAALAGQAARLAAYVREHGVLDTAAVGWSLATTRSTFDQRAAVVGSGVEELLAGLEALAAGLPAGNVVSGVASGHGAGPVFVFPGQGAQSARMAAGLVGRAPVFDAKLAECQRALAPHLDVDLVSVLTGDDESWLERVEVVQPVLWAVGVALAAVWEHVGVVPQAVVGHSQGEIGAACVAGILSLEDAAKTVALRSRALAVLRGTGAMASVDLSASAVAERLSGFPGVGVAAVNGPATVVVSGPPQPVADLVQACQADGIRARLIPVDYASHSPSVQEVAERLRADLADVAPQPGRVRLVSTLTGDWVDPGSMTADYWYDNLRQTVQFDAAVRVAVAAGHTTFVEISPHPVLTMPVTAILDDAGVTGHTIGSLRRGDDDPTRLLSNLAAAHAIGLPVDLTKVLDEAGTVPLPTYAFEHQRFWVEPPVHRAQDVASAGLQDAGHPLLSATLTFPDSERMVFTGRLSVRTHPWLGEHRVMDNILLPGTAFVELATYAGEQAGCPRVDELTLLAPLVLPELGSLQVQLTVAERDDDGRRTVQLHSRPYRDGSDEVLADVAWTCHATGLLAPAPTDPPAFDLGVWPPPGATPVENDDFYSGIEATVFGYGPAFRGLRAAWTRGDEVFAEVELPADHHAEAGRFGVHPALLDGALQAMSIGGFLGRMGDGGDATVPRLPFAWTGVSLLAAGATALRVRVSAAGEVGVAFQVADATGAPVLHAESLIMRRVSGDSLGAARSGRHESLFQVDWPALPVPTGPVPAATRWAVLGGDDLPLSAACESAGARVRSDVDLDSLGDLLAGGEPAPEAVIVGVGGGGDDEGPGLAAQARATTHRTLAAVRTWLADDRFAGSRLVLVTRDAVAAGAQPAVNLAQAPVWGLLRTAQLEHPGRLQLVDLDADPASAAALAPAIGSGEPQLAVRAGQVRTPRLGRVPAGVEPLPGGVDPDGTVLITGGTGVLGRILARHLATTHGVRHLLLAGRRGAAADGIGDLVAELAEAGTRVTVAACDAADPDALAALLAGVPAAHPLTAVVHAAGVLDDGVLESMTPDRVDAVAVPKIDAAWHLHRLTAGLDLAAFVLFSSAAATLGSAGQANYAAANAFLDALAAHRRARGLPGISLAWGLWEQASGMTGHLGDADVRRIAEQGAAGLATGQALDLFDAAWRLDAAAVVPMRLDVPALRAQAEAGALAPLLRALVRAPMRRSVDAGARAGGVPLAQRLAGLAGPERLKVVLDVVRANIAAVLGHASADAIDPGRLFTDLGFDSLTAVDLRNRLNALSGLRLPATLVFDYPTPTALAERLAGDIAADAAPSTQPIFSGIDTVESLLTTIPLDPAARDRFTARVRDLLAKATDLAAGPAAEQDRPDLDAASDDEIFDFISKEFGIS from the coding sequence ATGGCTGACGAGGCGAAGCTTCTCGACTACCTCAAGCGGGTCACCGCCGACCTGCACCAGGTGCGCCAGCGCCTGCGCGAGGTGGAGGCCGGCGAGCAGGAACCGATCGCCATCGTCTCCATGAGCTGCCGCTTCCCCGGCGGGGTGCGCTCGCCCGAGGACCTGTGGGACGTCGTCGCGTCCGGCCGGGACGTGGTCGGCGACTTCCCGGCCGACCGGGGCTGGGACCTGGGGGCGCTCTACGACGCCGACGGCGAGCAGTCCGGCACCTCGTACACCCGGCAGGGCGGCTTCGTCCACGACCTCGCGGACTTCGACCCGGGTTTCTTTGCGATCTCCCCCCGCGAGGCCCTGGCGATGGACCCGCAGCAGCGGTGGCTGCTGGAGACCTCGTGGGAGGTCTTCGAGCGGGCCGGCATCGACCCGCACTCGCTGCGCGGCAGCCGCACCGGCGTCTTCGCCGGCTCCACCGGCCAGGACTACGGCGGCGTGCTGATGGGCGCGGCGCAGGGCCTGGAGGGGCACCTGATGACCGGCAACGCCGGCAGCGTCGTCTCGGGCCGGATCTCCTACACCTTCGGCCTGGAGGGGCCGGCGGTCACGATCGACACCGCCTGCTCGTCGTCGCTGGTCGCCCTGCACCTCGCCGGGCAGGCGCTGCGGCAGCGGGAGTGCACCCTCGCCGTCGTCGCCGGGGTCACCGCCATGTGCACCCCGGCCGCGTTCGTCGAGTTCTCCCGGCAGCGCGGGCTGGCCGCCGACGGCCGGTGCAAGGCGTTCGCCGCCGCCGCCGACGGGACGGGGTGGTCCGAGGGCGTCGGCGTGCTGCTGCTGGAACGGCTCTCCGACGCGCAGCGCAACGGCCACCCGATCCTCGCCGTGGTGCGGGGCTCCGCCGTCAACCAGGACGGCGCGTCCAACGGACTGAGCGCCCCCAACGGGCCGTCACAGCAGCGGGTCATCCAGCAGGCGCTGGCCAACGCCGGCCTCGCCGCCGGCGGCGTCGACGTGGTGGAGGCGCACGGCACCGGCACCCGACTCGGCGACCCCATCGAGGCGCAGGCGCTGCTCGCCACGTACGGGCAGGACCGGGGCGGGGCCGCGCCGCTGCTGCTCGGCTCGATCAAGAGCAACATCGGGCACGCGCAGGCCGCCGCCGGCGTCGCCGGTGTGATCAAGATGGTGCTCGCCATGCAGCACGGCGTCGTGCCGCCCACCCTGCACGTCGACGCCCCCACCCCCCAGGTCGACTGGGACGCCGGCGCCGTCGCGCTGGTCACCGAGCCGACCCCGTGGCCGTCCGTCGCGCGTCCCCGCCGGTCGGCGGTGTCGTCGTTCGGGGTGTCCGGCACCAACGCCCACGTCATCGTCGAGCAGGCCCCGGCCGTCGAGCAGGCCCCGGCCGACGCCGCGCCGCCGGCCGACCGGCCGGTCGTGCCGGTGCTGGTGTCGGCCCGCGACGCCGCCGCGCTCGCCGCCCAGGCCGGCCGCTGGGCCGACCGGCTGGCCGCCGACGCCGACCTGCGCCCCCTCGACGTCGCCTTCTCGTCGGCCGCCACCCGCTCCACCCTTGAGCACCGGGCGGTCGTCGCCGCCACCGGCCGCGACGACCTCGCCGCCGGGCTGCGGGCCCTCGCCGCCGGGGACCCGTCCGGCGCGGTGGTCGGCCAGGCCGCCGACCGGGGTCCGCTCGCGGCGCTGTTCTCCGGTCAGGGCGCGCAGCGCGCCGGCATGGGCCGCGAGTGGTACGCCGCGTTCCCGGTGTTCGCCGCCGCGTTGGACGAGGTGTGCGGTCACCTGGATCCGTTGCTGCCGCAGCCGCTCAGGGGGGTGCTGTTCGCGGAGGCGGGCACGCCCGAGGCGGCGTTGCTGGATCAGACGGTGTTCACGCAGGCCGGTCTGTTCGCGGTCGAGGTGGCCCTGTTCCGCCTGGTGGAGTCGTTCGGGGTGGTGCCGGACTTCGTGGGCGGGCATTCGGTCGGTGAGATCACCGCCGCGCACGTGGCCGGGGTGTTGTCCCTCGCGGACGCGTGCGCGCTGGTTGCGGCGCGGGGTCGCCTGATGCAGGCGTTGCCGGCCGGGGGTGGGATGCTCGCGGTCAACGCGGCCGAGGCCGACGTGGCGGAGTCGATCGCCGGTCGGGTCGACGTCGGGATCGCCGCCGTCAACGGGCCCACGTCCGTGGTGGTCTCCGGTGCGGTCGAAGCCCTGGACGAGGTCGAGCAGCTCTGGCAGGGCCGGGCCGTACGCACCCGCCGGCTCACCGTCAGCCACGCGTTCCACAGCCCGCTGATGGAGCCGATGCTCGCCGAGTTCCGCGCGACCCTGGAGACGCTCACCTTCGCCGCGCCCGCGCTGCCCGTCGTGTCCAACGTGACCGGGGCGCTCGCCGACGGCGACGACCTGCGCACCGCCGACTACTGGGTGCGGCACGTCCGCGAGGCCGTCCGCTACGCCGACGGGGTCGCCGCGCTGCGCGCCGCCGGGGCGGGCACCTACCTGGAGATCGGGCCGTCGAGCGTCCTCACCGCGCTGACCGCCGAGATCCTCGCCGACGCCGAGGGCATGCTCGCCGTCGCCGCCGGCCGCAAGGACCGGCCCGAGGCGGACGCCCTGCTCACCGCCCTCGCCGAACTGCACGTGCACGGGGCCGCCGTGGACTGGCGGCCGTGGTTCGCCGGCACCGACGCCACCCGGGTCGACCTGCCCACGTACGCGTTCCAGCACCAGCGGTACTGGCCCGAGGCCGGCGTCGGGTGGACCGGCGACGTCACCGCCGTCGGCCTGCGCCCCGCCCAGCACCCCCTGCTCGGCGCGGCCGTCGGCGTCGCCCACGCCGAGGGCTTCCTGTTCACCGGGCGGCTCGCCCGGCGTACCCACCCGTGGATCAGCGACCACGTCGTCTTCGACACCGTGCTGCTGCCCGGCACCGGCTTCGTCGAGCTGGCGTTGCAGGCCGGCGCGCACGTCGGCGCGGACCACGTCCGCGAGCTGACCCTGGAAGCGCCGCTGATCCTGCCCGAGACCGGCGGCGTCGACATCCAGCTCTGGATCGGCCCCGCCGACGACACCGGCTGCCGGTCCGTCTCCCTGCACTCCGCCGTCGACGGCGAACCGGCCGAGGACGGCGAGCGCGGCTGGACCCGCAACGCCAGCGGCGTGCTCGCCAGCGGCCCGGCCGCCCCCGGTGGCCCGCCCGGCTGGTCCGACCTCACCGCCTGGCCGCCCCCCGGCGCCACCGAGGTCCCCACCGACGACCTGTACCTCAACCTCGCCGCCCAGGGCTACGACTACGGCCCGTCCTTCATCGCGCTGCGTTCCGCCTGGCGGCGCGGCGACGACCTCTTCGCCGAGCTGGCCCTGCCCGAGACCCCGGCCGCCGAGGCCGGCGGGTACGGGCTGCACCCGGCGCTGCTCGACGCCGCCCTGCACACCCTCGGCCTCACCACGCCGGCCGGCGAACCGTCCGGCGCGGACGTGCCGCCCGGCTACGGCCGGCTGCCGTTCTCCTGGAACGACGTCGCCCTGCACGCGGCCGGCGCGGCGGCGGCCCGGGTCCGCGTCTCGCACACCGGCACCGACAGCGTCTCCCTGCTCCTCGCCGACGTCGACGGCGCGCCGATCATCTCCGTCGGCTCCCTCGTGCTGCGGCCCGTCTCCGCCGACCAGCTCCGCGTCGCCTCCGGCGGCGGCACCGAGTCGCTGTACCGCATCGAGTGGGCCCCGCTGGCCCTGCCCGCCGGCCCGTCGGGCGCGGACTGGGCGGTCGTCGGCGACGCCACCGGCCTCGCCGACGCGCTCGCCGCCACCGGGACGGCCGTCGCCGCGTACCCCGACCTGGCGGGCCTGGCCGCCGCGCTGGACGCCGGCACGGACGCCCCCGGCGTGCTGGTCCTGCCGTTCCTCGACCCGCCGGCCACCGGCGACGTGCCGCGCGCCGTCGCCGGGGTCACCCACCGGGCGCTCGACGTGTTGCAGCGGTTCCTCGCCGACGAGCGGTACGCCACCTCCCGGCTCGTCGTGCTCACCCGGGGCGCCGTCGCCACGGCCGCCGACGCCGACCTGACCGACCTGGCCGGCGCGGCCGTCATCGGCCTCGTCCGCTCCGCGCAGTCGGAGAACCCCGACCGGTTCCTGCTGGTCGACGTCGACGACCCGGCCGGCTGCGCCGCCGCCCTCGTCGCCTCCGTCGACACCGACGAGCCGCAGGTCGTCATCCGGGCCGGCGTCGCCGCCGGGGCCCGGCTCACCCGCGTGCCGGCCCCCGCCGAGCCGCCCGCCACCCCGTTCGACGGCGACGGGACCGTGCTCGTCACCGGCGCCACCGGCACCCTCGGGCAGCTCATGGCCCGCCACCTCGTCACCGTCCACGGCGTCCGGCACCTGATCCTCACCAGCCGGCGCGGCCCGGCCGCCGCCGGCATCCCCGAACTCTGCGCCGAACTCGCCGAACTCGGCGCGACCGTCACCGCCGCCGCCTGCGACGTCGCCGACCGCGACGCCGTCGCCGAGCTGCTCGCCGCCATCCCCGCCGCCCACCCGCTCACCGCCGTCGTCCACGCCGCCGGGGTACGCGACGACGGCGTCGTCTCCTCGCTCACCCCCGAACGGATGGACGGCGTGCTGCGGCCCAAGGTCGACGCCGCCTGGCACCTGCACGAGCTGACCGCCGGCTTCGACCTGAAGGCGTTCGTCTCGTACTCGTCGCTCGCCGCCACCGCCGGCGGCCCCGGCCAGGGCAACTACGCCGCCGCCAACGCGTTCCTCGACGGCCTCGCCCAGCACCGCCGGGCGCGCGGCCTCGCCGCCCTCACCCTCGCCTGGGGCCTGTGGGCCGACCGTAGCGGCATGACCACCGAGCTGGACGACGTCCACCTCAACCGGATCTCCCGCTCCGGTGTCGCCGCCATGGAGGCCGAGGAGGGCCTGGCCCTCTTCGACGCCGCCTGCCGCCGCACCGACGCCGCCCTCGTGCCCGCCCGCCTCGACCTCGCCGCGATGAAGGCGCAGTTCGCCGGGGGCAGCATCCCGCCGCTGTACCGGGCCCTGATCCGCACCCCCGCCCGCGCCGCCGCCGCGACCACCGGCGCGTCCCTGGTCCAGCAGCTCGCCGCGCTCGGCGACGCCGCCCGCGCCGCCGCCCTCGTGGAGATCGTCCGGGGGCAGGCCGCCGCCGTGCTCGGCTACCCCGACCCGGCCGCCATCGAGCCGCGCCGGGCGTTCAGCGAGTTCGGCTTCGACTCGCTCACCGCCGTCGAGATGCGCAACCGCCTCAACAACGCGTTCGGGATGCGGCTGCCCGCCACCCTCGTCTTCGACTACCCCACCCCGGCCGACCTCGCCGCCCACCTCGGCACGGAGATCGCCGGCACGCCGGTGCCCGTCCGGCCCGCCACCACCAGCGTGGCGGTCGGCGACGACGAGCCCCTCGCCATCGTCGGCATGGCCTGCCGCCTCCCCGGCGGCGTGTGGTCCCCCGACGACCTGTGGCGGCTCGTCGCCGACGGCGTCGACGCGGTCACCGACCTGCCCACCGACCGGGGCTGGGACCTCGACAGCCTCTACAGCCCCGACCCCGACGCCACCGGCACCTTCTACGCCCGCGGCGGCGGCTTCCTGCGCGGCGTCGACCGGTTCGACCCCGGCTTCTTCGGCATTAGCCCCCGCGAGGCCCTCGCCATGGACCCGCAGCAGCGGCTGCTGCTGGAGACCACCTGGGAGACCTTCGAAAGCGCCGGCATCGACCCGGCCACGCTGCGGGGCAGCAGCACCGGCGTGTTCGTGGGCACCAGCGGCCAGGACTACGGCAGCCTGCTCGCGTACTCGCCGGAGGCCGCCGAGGGCTACATGCTGACCGGGATGACCAGCAGCGTCATCTCCGGCCGGGTGGCGTACACGTTCGGCCTCGAAGGGCCGGCGGTCTCCCTCGACACGGCCTGCTCCTCGTCGCTGGTCGCCCTGCACTGGGCCGGTCAGGCGCTGCGTTCCGGCGAGTGCGACCTCGCCCTGGCCGGCGGCGTGATGGTGATGGCCACCCCGACCGCGTTCGTCGAGTTCTCCCGCCAGCGTGGCCTGGCCGCCGACGGCCGGTGCAAGTCGTTCGCGGCGTCGGCCGACGGGACGGGCTGGTCCGAGGGCGTCGGCATGCTCCTCGTGCAGCGGCTCTCCGACGCCCGCCGGCAGGGCCGGCACGTCCTCGCCGTGGTACGCGGCACCGCGATCAACTCCGACGGCGCGTCGAACGGTCTCACCGCGCCGAACGGTCCGTCGCAGCAGCGGGTGATCCGGCAGGCCCTGGCGAACGCGCGGTTGTCCACGTCGGACGTGGACGTGGTGGAGGCGCACGGGACGGGCACGACGCTGGGTGATCCGATCGAGGCGCAGGCGTTGCTGGCGACGTATGGGCAGGACCGTCCCGGTGACCGGCCGCTGTTGTTGGGGTCGGTCAAGTCGAACATCGGTCATGCGCAGGCGGCGGCGGGTGTGGCGGGTGTGATCAAGGTGGTGCAGGCGATGCGGCACGGCCTCGTCCCGGCGTCGTTGCACGTGGACGAGCCGTCGCCGCACATCGACTGGTCTGCGGGCGCGGTGGACCTGGTGACGGAGGCGACGCCGTGGCCGGTGGTGGACCGGCCCCGCCGGGCGGCGGTGTCGTCGTTCGGGATCTCCGGCACCAACGCCCACGTCATCATCGAGCAGGGCGACGAGCCTGCGGCCCCGGCCGCCACCGGCGTCTCCGGGCTGCTGGCCGCCGACGTGACGGTGTGGCCGGTGTCGGCGCGGTCGAAGGCGGCCCTCGCCGGTCAGGCCGCCCGGCTGGCCGCGTACGTGCGGGAGCACGGCGTGCTGGACACCGCTGCGGTCGGTTGGTCGCTGGCGACGACCCGGTCGACGTTCGACCAGCGGGCCGCTGTGGTCGGGTCGGGGGTGGAGGAGTTGCTCGCCGGGTTGGAGGCGCTCGCCGCCGGTCTGCCGGCGGGCAATGTGGTGTCCGGTGTCGCCTCTGGTCACGGTGCTGGTCCGGTGTTCGTGTTCCCGGGTCAGGGTGCGCAGTCGGCGCGGATGGCCGCCGGTCTGGTCGGCCGTGCGCCGGTGTTCGACGCGAAGCTGGCCGAGTGTCAGCGGGCCCTCGCCCCGCATCTCGACGTGGATCTCGTGTCCGTGCTGACGGGGGACGACGAGTCGTGGTTGGAGCGGGTCGAGGTGGTGCAGCCGGTCCTGTGGGCCGTCGGCGTCGCCCTCGCGGCGGTGTGGGAGCACGTGGGTGTGGTGCCGCAGGCGGTGGTGGGTCATTCGCAGGGTGAGATCGGTGCGGCGTGTGTGGCGGGGATCCTGTCCCTGGAGGACGCGGCGAAGACCGTCGCGCTGCGGTCGCGGGCTTTGGCCGTGTTGCGGGGCACTGGGGCGATGGCGTCGGTGGACTTGTCCGCGTCCGCGGTGGCGGAGCGGCTGTCCGGGTTCCCGGGCGTGGGCGTGGCCGCCGTGAACGGTCCCGCGACGGTGGTGGTGTCGGGTCCGCCGCAGCCGGTCGCGGACCTGGTGCAGGCGTGTCAGGCCGATGGGATCCGGGCGCGGTTGATCCCGGTGGACTATGCCTCGCATTCCCCGTCGGTGCAGGAGGTGGCGGAGCGGCTCCGGGCGGATCTGGCCGACGTGGCCCCGCAGCCGGGTCGGGTCCGGCTGGTGTCGACGTTGACGGGTGACTGGGTCGACCCGGGGAGCATGACGGCGGACTACTGGTATGACAACCTGCGGCAGACGGTGCAGTTCGACGCGGCCGTGCGGGTGGCCGTGGCCGCCGGGCACACCACGTTCGTGGAGATCTCCCCGCATCCGGTGTTGACGATGCCGGTGACGGCGATTCTCGACGACGCCGGGGTCACCGGCCACACGATCGGTAGCCTGCGGCGGGGTGACGACGATCCGACGCGGCTGCTGTCCAACCTGGCCGCCGCGCACGCGATCGGCCTGCCCGTCGACCTCACCAAGGTCCTCGACGAGGCCGGCACCGTGCCGCTGCCCACGTACGCGTTCGAGCACCAGCGGTTCTGGGTGGAGCCGCCCGTCCACCGGGCGCAGGACGTCGCCTCCGCCGGCCTCCAGGACGCCGGACATCCGCTGCTCAGCGCCACTCTCACCTTCCCCGACAGCGAGCGGATGGTGTTCACCGGCCGGCTGTCGGTGCGTACCCATCCGTGGCTCGGGGAGCACCGGGTGATGGACAACATCCTGCTGCCCGGCACCGCGTTCGTGGAGCTGGCGACGTACGCGGGGGAGCAGGCCGGCTGCCCGAGGGTGGACGAGCTGACGCTGCTCGCCCCGCTCGTCCTGCCCGAGCTGGGCTCCCTCCAGGTGCAGCTCACCGTGGCCGAACGCGACGACGACGGCCGGCGGACCGTGCAGTTGCACTCCCGCCCCTACCGGGACGGCTCCGACGAGGTCCTCGCCGACGTGGCCTGGACCTGCCACGCCACCGGCCTGCTCGCCCCGGCCCCCACCGACCCGCCCGCCTTCGACCTCGGGGTGTGGCCGCCGCCCGGCGCGACCCCCGTCGAGAACGACGACTTCTACTCCGGCATCGAGGCGACCGTCTTCGGGTACGGGCCGGCGTTCCGCGGCCTGCGTGCCGCGTGGACCCGGGGCGACGAGGTCTTCGCCGAGGTGGAGCTGCCCGCCGACCACCACGCCGAGGCGGGCCGGTTCGGGGTGCACCCGGCGCTGCTCGACGGCGCGTTGCAGGCCATGTCGATCGGCGGGTTCCTCGGCCGGATGGGCGACGGCGGCGACGCCACCGTGCCCCGGCTGCCGTTCGCCTGGACCGGGGTGTCCCTGCTCGCCGCCGGGGCCACCGCCCTGCGGGTGCGGGTCAGCGCGGCCGGCGAGGTCGGCGTCGCGTTCCAGGTGGCCGACGCCACCGGCGCGCCGGTGCTGCACGCCGAGTCCCTGATCATGCGCCGGGTCTCCGGTGACTCCCTCGGCGCGGCCCGCTCCGGCCGGCACGAGTCGCTGTTCCAGGTGGACTGGCCGGCGCTGCCCGTGCCGACCGGCCCGGTGCCGGCGGCGACCCGCTGGGCGGTGCTCGGCGGCGACGACCTGCCCCTGAGCGCCGCCTGCGAGTCGGCCGGCGCACGGGTGCGCAGCGACGTGGACCTGGACTCGCTCGGCGACCTGCTCGCCGGGGGCGAGCCCGCGCCCGAGGCGGTGATCGTCGGGGTCGGCGGCGGCGGGGACGACGAGGGGCCGGGCCTCGCCGCGCAGGCGCGGGCCACGACGCACCGTACCCTCGCGGCGGTGCGGACCTGGCTGGCCGACGACCGGTTCGCCGGGTCCCGGCTGGTGCTGGTCACCCGCGACGCGGTCGCGGCGGGCGCGCAGCCGGCGGTCAACCTGGCCCAGGCCCCGGTGTGGGGCCTGCTGCGCACCGCGCAGCTCGAACACCCCGGCCGGCTGCAACTGGTCGACCTGGACGCCGACCCGGCCAGCGCCGCCGCGCTGGCCCCCGCGATCGGCTCCGGGGAGCCGCAGCTCGCGGTGCGGGCCGGCCAGGTGCGCACGCCGCGCCTCGGCCGGGTCCCGGCGGGGGTGGAGCCGCTGCCCGGCGGCGTCGACCCCGACGGCACCGTGCTGATCACCGGCGGCACCGGCGTGCTGGGCCGGATCCTGGCCCGGCACCTCGCCACCACCCACGGCGTGCGGCACCTGCTGCTGGCCGGGCGGCGCGGCGCGGCGGCCGACGGCATCGGCGACCTGGTCGCCGAGCTGGCCGAGGCCGGCACGCGGGTGACCGTCGCCGCCTGCGACGCGGCCGACCCGGACGCGCTCGCGGCGCTGCTGGCCGGGGTGCCCGCCGCGCACCCGCTCACCGCCGTCGTGCACGCCGCCGGTGTCCTCGACGACGGCGTGCTGGAGTCGATGACCCCCGACCGCGTCGACGCGGTGGCCGTGCCGAAGATCGACGCCGCGTGGCACCTGCACCGGCTCACCGCCGGCCTGGACCTCGCCGCGTTCGTGCTGTTCTCCTCGGCGGCGGCCACGCTGGGCAGCGCCGGCCAGGCCAACTACGCGGCGGCCAACGCGTTCCTCGACGCGCTCGCCGCGCACCGGCGGGCCCGGGGGCTGCCCGGCATCTCCCTCGCCTGGGGCCTGTGGGAGCAGGCCAGTGGCATGACCGGCCACCTCGGCGACGCCGACGTGCGGCGCATCGCCGAGCAGGGCGCGGCGGGCCTGGCCACCGGGCAGGCCCTCGACCTCTTCGACGCGGCGTGGCGGCTCGACGCGGCGGCCGTCGTGCCGATGCGCCTGGACGTGCCGGCGCTGCGCGCCCAGGCCGAGGCGGGCGCCCTCGCGCCGCTGCTGCGGGCCCTGGTCCGGGCCCCGATGCGGCGCTCGGTCGACGCCGGTGCCCGCGCCGGCGGGGTGCCGCTCGCCCAGCGGCTCGCCGGCCTGGCCGGCCCCGAACGGCTCAAGGTCGTGCTCGACGTGGTCCGGGCCAACATCGCCGCCGTCCTCGGCCATGCCAGCGCCGACGCCATCGACCCGGGCCGCCTCTTCACCGACCTGGGCTTCGACTCGCTCACCGCCGTCGACCTGCGCAACCGGCTCAACGCCCTGTCCGGGCTGCGGCTGCCGGCGACGCTGGTCTTCGACTATCCGACGCCGACCGCGCTCGCCGAGCGGCTGGCCGGCGACATCGCCGCCGACGCGGCCCCGTCCACCCAGCCCATCTTCTCCGGCATCGACACCGTGGAGAGCCTGCTCACCACCATCCCGCTCGACCCGGCGGCCCGGGACCGGTTCACCGCCCGCGTGCGGGACCTGCTCGCCAAGGCGACTGACCTCGCCGCCGGCCCCGCCGCGGAGCAGGACCGGCCCGATCTCGACGCGGCCAGCGACGACGAGATCTTCGACTTCATCAGCAAAGAGTTTGGAATCTCCTGA